GCGCGGTCTCGCCGATCCCGGAGGCGGGTGCCTCGGGCGGGTACGGGACGGTGATCTCCCGGTCGAACGCGCCGGCCCCGCCCTCGGCGTACCACGCGTCGCGCTCACCCGCGCCGGTGTCGTCGTACCCGAACTCCCAGACGCCGTCGAGGCTGTGCCACCGCTCCCGCCGCAGGATCGGCCTCGGATACGTCCCGTCCTGCTCGCTCGCCCTCACGAGTCCTCCCTCTGCCTTTTCCGGCATGCCGGTGTCGGCCGATTTCAACGTTTCTATAATCGGAGCCCTGTCATCATGAGTGATCGTTTGCATCGATGCAAGAGCGGGTGGAGTGCGGCGGCACGGTGCCGCCGCCGGTGCGGCAGACTCGGGGGGCCGACTCGACGGAAGGAGCCCCTCCATGGCCAGGGTGCGGATGCGGGACGTGGCCGAGCACGCCGGAGTGTCGGTGCGGACGGTCTCGAACGTGGTCAGCGGCTATCCGCACGTCAGCCCGGACACCCGGGCGCGCGTGCAGCGCTCGCTGGACGAGCTGGGCTACCGCATGGACTACATGGCCCGTGGCCTGCGCTCGGGCCGCACCGGGTTCATCGCCCTCGCGGTGCCCTTCCTCGCCGAGCCCTACTTCGCCGAGCTGGCCCAGGCCGTCATCCGGGCCGCCGGCCGGCGCGGGACCACGGTGCTGGTCGAGTCGACGGCGGGCGACCCCGAGGTGGAGCGGCGCATCCTCGACGGCGGCCTGACCAACGTCGCCGACGGCGTGCTGCTGAGCGCCCTGACCCTGCCGGCCGCCGACGTCGCCGCGGCCCGGCCCGACTTTCCGCTGGTCATGCTGGGGGAGCACAGTGTCGGCGACCAGTTCCCGAGGGTCGGCATCGACAATGTGGCCGCCGCCCGCACCGCCGTGGAACACCTGCTGGAGCAGGGCTGCCGGCGCATCGTCGCGCTCGGCCGCAACGGCAGCGAGAACGGCCGCCAGCGCACCGAGGGCTACCGGCAGGCGATGGAGGCGGCCCGGGTGCGCCGGGTGAACTGGCTGGTGGCACCGGTCGAGGACTGGACCAGGGACCAGGGCTACGCCGCCGTACGCGAGCTGCTGGAGGGCGACGGGCCGCTGCCGGACGCGGTGTTCGCGTTCAACGACGCGCTGGCCGTGGGGGCGCTGCGGGCCCTGGACGCCTCCGGGGTGCGGGTGCCCGAGGAGGTCGCGGTGGTCGGCATCGACGACATCCAGGAGTCGGCGTACACCCACCCGCCGCTCACCTCCATCGCCCCTGACCTGGACGTTCTCGCCGAACGCGCGCTCACGCTGCTGGAGGAGCAGGGCGGGCGCCGCACGGGCGGCCCGGCGGGGACGGAGCCCGAGGGCGCCGCGGCCGAGGCGGCAGCCCAGGAGGCGACCCCCTTCCGTCTGGTCGTCCGCGAGTCCTCGCTGCGCCGGCGCGGCCCCGCGGGGGACTGAAGCCGACGCGGGGGCGGGCGGGCACGCGTCGCACCCGCCCGCCCCCGCGAACCGACCTCGTCGGCCGTCACGCAAGGCGACTTTCCGCCGATCTATTGCATCGTTGCAAATCGTGTGCCAAGGTCGCGCCATCGAGTTCACATCGCGTTAACGAGGTGAATACCCCTATGAGCGGAGCGATGGCACGCCGGCGGTTTCTGGCCCTCGGCGGCGGCCTTGCCCTGACCGGAGGGCTCGCGGCGTGCTCCTCCCCGCTCGCGTCCGGTCTGACCGGCTCGCAGCCGGACACCGCGGACGTCATCTTC
The sequence above is drawn from the Streptomyces sp. SAT1 genome and encodes:
- a CDS encoding LacI family DNA-binding transcriptional regulator — translated: MARVRMRDVAEHAGVSVRTVSNVVSGYPHVSPDTRARVQRSLDELGYRMDYMARGLRSGRTGFIALAVPFLAEPYFAELAQAVIRAAGRRGTTVLVESTAGDPEVERRILDGGLTNVADGVLLSALTLPAADVAAARPDFPLVMLGEHSVGDQFPRVGIDNVAAARTAVEHLLEQGCRRIVALGRNGSENGRQRTEGYRQAMEAARVRRVNWLVAPVEDWTRDQGYAAVRELLEGDGPLPDAVFAFNDALAVGALRALDASGVRVPEEVAVVGIDDIQESAYTHPPLTSIAPDLDVLAERALTLLEEQGGRRTGGPAGTEPEGAAAEAAAQEATPFRLVVRESSLRRRGPAGD